In a single window of the Campylobacter iguaniorum genome:
- a CDS encoding cation:proton antiporter, which produces MEHFLVLFLIATAFAVVLNVFFKRFEIPTIIGYIVTGVFIAQIFGLSYDTDLTHIAEFGIVFLMFTIGLEFSFKHLMSMKREVFLNGIIQVVITGTIFSLLAQYAFDIGQKTAIIIGFALALSSTAIVLKTLNDNGDITQIYGRKALGILLFQDLAVIPLLLMIDIFSSKTSSIEDLLVTTMTSAVIVIILLYFIGKYVFNLVLYFVVKTNSQEIFITTILFTVVGSSFLAHYFGFSYSLGAFIAGMLIAETQYKHQIEADLIPFRDLLLGLFFITVGMQINFEIIFKNLFVVLIILVDVMVVKVAVVYALLLLFIKKRVAIKTALSICQVGEFALAIFSLLNVNNMLNNEISQILTAVVIISMVITPFILKNLGKIADKLEEDAGVDLFEQIKPDSINGHFIICGYGRLGQEVVNRLKTQGMPYLVLESDLTAVQLGRSRGENVFFGNATQKVTLEKACVQTCAAVILTVSNEQKLEMIANAIKDLGYPVNTVIRFTGTEEKQLYSNFGDNFHLIREERAVARVLIHEALQCRIDKNIQD; this is translated from the coding sequence ATGGAACATTTTTTGGTGCTATTTTTGATAGCTACAGCTTTTGCTGTTGTTTTAAACGTATTTTTCAAAAGATTTGAAATACCAACCATTATCGGTTATATCGTGACTGGCGTTTTTATCGCTCAAATTTTTGGGCTGAGTTATGATACGGATTTGACGCATATTGCTGAGTTTGGAATAGTATTTTTGATGTTTACTATTGGACTTGAGTTTAGTTTCAAGCATCTTATGAGTATGAAAAGAGAAGTCTTTTTAAACGGAATAATCCAAGTCGTGATAACTGGAACGATATTTTCACTTCTAGCTCAATACGCTTTTGATATAGGTCAAAAAACAGCCATTATCATCGGATTTGCTCTTGCTCTTAGCTCGACTGCAATCGTCCTAAAGACCCTAAACGACAATGGCGACATAACTCAAATTTACGGTAGAAAAGCACTTGGAATCTTGCTATTTCAAGATTTGGCTGTTATCCCACTTCTTCTTATGATAGATATTTTTAGCTCCAAAACTAGCTCTATAGAAGATCTGCTAGTCACCACGATGACAAGTGCTGTGATAGTCATCATACTTTTGTATTTTATAGGAAAGTATGTTTTTAACTTGGTTTTGTATTTTGTGGTCAAGACAAACTCGCAAGAGATTTTCATCACAACTATTCTTTTTACTGTCGTTGGATCTAGCTTTTTGGCTCATTATTTTGGATTTAGCTACTCTTTGGGGGCATTTATCGCCGGAATGCTTATCGCTGAAACCCAGTACAAACACCAAATAGAAGCCGACTTGATACCTTTTAGAGATCTGCTTTTGGGGCTATTTTTTATCACAGTAGGCATGCAGATAAATTTTGAGATAATATTTAAAAATTTATTCGTAGTTCTTATTATTTTAGTCGATGTAATGGTCGTAAAAGTAGCAGTGGTTTATGCGCTTTTGCTTTTGTTTATCAAAAAAAGGGTTGCGATAAAAACCGCACTTAGCATCTGCCAAGTAGGAGAGTTTGCTCTAGCTATCTTCTCACTTTTAAATGTAAATAATATGCTAAATAATGAGATATCTCAAATTTTAACAGCAGTTGTCATAATCTCAATGGTTATAACTCCATTTATACTTAAAAATTTAGGCAAAATAGCAGACAAATTAGAAGAAGATGCTGGAGTCGATCTTTTTGAGCAGATAAAACCAGATTCGATAAACGGTCATTTTATCATTTGTGGCTATGGAAGGCTTGGTCAAGAAGTCGTAAATAGGCTAAAAACTCAAGGTATGCCTTATCTTGTTTTAGAAAGCGATTTGACTGCTGTGCAGCTTGGAAGAAGTAGGGGCGAGAATGTATTTTTTGGGAATGCAACTCAAAAAGTGACATTAGAAAAGGCTTGCGTGCAAACTTGCGCTGCAGTTATTTTAACTGTGAGTAATGAACAAAAACTCGAAATGATAGCAAATGCGATCAAAGATCTTGGCTATCCAGTAAATACCGTCATAAGATTTACAGGAACTGAAGAAAAACAACTTTATTCAAATTTTGGAGATAATTTTCATCTAATAAGAGAAGAAAGAGCTGTGGCTAGAGTGCTTATACATGAAGCCTTACAATGTAGAATTGATAAGAATATACAGGATTAA
- a CDS encoding heat shock protein transcriptional repressor HspR: MENYEEPVYLISVVAKVLSIHPQTLRQYEREGLVEPSRTGGKMRLYSQKDLDRIKMILRLTRDLGVNLAGVDVILRLKEQIDEYEALVEELKSNLEQANKENTKRSLVKRKDSFDLIFLNDKK, encoded by the coding sequence ATGGAAAATTATGAAGAGCCGGTGTATCTTATAAGTGTTGTTGCTAAGGTTTTAAGCATACATCCTCAAACCCTTCGCCAGTACGAAAGAGAGGGACTTGTAGAGCCTTCAAGGACTGGCGGCAAGATGAGATTGTATAGTCAAAAAGACCTTGATAGGATCAAAATGATACTTCGCCTCACAAGAGATCTTGGAGTAAATTTGGCTGGAGTCGATGTCATACTTAGACTAAAAGAGCAAATTGATGAGTATGAAGCACTTGTTGAAGAGTTAAAGTCAAATTTAGAACAAGCAAATAAAGAAAACACAAAAAGATCTTTAGTCAAAAGAAAAGATAGTTTTGACCTTATATTTTTAAACGACAAAAAGTAG
- a CDS encoding DnaJ family protein, with the protein MSNSLYETLGVEKSASSDEIKKAYRKLARKYHPDINKDVGAEDKFKEINAAYEVLSDDEKRRQYDTYGDSMFGGQSFHDFANAQGGADINDILRNIFGGGGFGGFSSGGFSSRGFSGFDGFGGFEQDLDINSKITVPFKAAVVGGEYNINLNSQSIKIKIPAGINNGEKLRIRGKGKSANGKTGDAILSVEIASDDKYKRQDDDLYANVDIPLKTALFGGKIEVETFKKTVSMKIAPNTKNGQKIRLKGYGVQNRKTGIFGDLYLTTNIILPDVGSLDKDLAKMLEEKL; encoded by the coding sequence ATGAGTAATAGCTTGTATGAGACACTTGGAGTTGAAAAAAGCGCAAGTAGCGATGAGATAAAAAAAGCCTATAGAAAGCTTGCTAGAAAGTATCATCCAGACATCAACAAAGACGTTGGCGCTGAGGATAAATTTAAAGAGATAAATGCTGCTTATGAAGTGCTAAGTGATGATGAAAAAAGACGCCAATACGACACTTACGGCGATAGTATGTTTGGAGGACAGAGCTTCCATGACTTCGCAAATGCTCAAGGCGGCGCTGATATAAATGATATTTTGAGAAATATCTTTGGCGGCGGCGGCTTTGGTGGTTTTAGTAGTGGAGGATTTAGTAGTCGTGGCTTTAGCGGTTTTGATGGGTTTGGCGGATTCGAGCAAGATCTTGACATAAATAGCAAAATCACAGTGCCATTTAAAGCTGCTGTTGTGGGCGGCGAATACAATATAAATTTAAACTCTCAAAGTATAAAAATCAAAATCCCAGCTGGTATAAATAATGGAGAAAAATTAAGAATACGCGGCAAAGGAAAAAGCGCAAATGGCAAAACCGGCGATGCGATACTTAGCGTTGAGATCGCTAGCGATGATAAGTATAAAAGACAAGATGACGATTTATATGCCAATGTAGATATTCCGCTTAAAACTGCTTTATTTGGTGGGAAAATCGAGGTTGAGACATTTAAAAAAACTGTGAGTATGAAAATAGCTCCAAATACAAAAAACGGACAAAAAATTCGCCTAAAAGGTTATGGCGTGCAAAATAGAAAAACTGGGATTTTTGGCGATTTGTATCTTACGACAAATATTATTTTGCCAGATGTAGGCTCTCTGGATAAAGATTTGGCAAAAATGCTTGAAGAGAAACTTTAA